GTGCCCTACCGCGGTGAGCTAGATGCCATCACTCACCAGATCGTTGGCGGGCTGCGCGCGGCGATGGGTTACACGGGGTCGGCGTCGATCGACGAGCTGAAGACGAAGCAGTTCGTGCAGATCACCAGCGCCGGCCTGCGAGAGTCTCACCCGCACGACATCACCCAGACCGTCGAAGCGCCAAACTACCGCAGCTAAAGGGGCACCGATGCGCGAATACTCAGAAATCGGGATCGGCAGGGAAGCCCGCCGGGCGTATGCTCTTGACGACATCACGGTCGTGCCTTCGCGGCGCACCCGTTCCTCGGCGGACGTGGACACCCGCTGGAATATCGACGCCTACACGTTCGACATTCCGGTTGTCTCCCACCCGACGGACGCGCTAGCCAGCCCTGAGTTCGCCATTGAAATGGGGCGGCTTGGTGGGCTCGGCGTGCTCAACGCCGAGGGGTTGCTGGCGAGGCACCCGTCCTTCGAGGACGCGGTGGAGACGGTAACCCGGCTCGCACGAAGCGGCGACGATATGGACAGCGTGGGCGACGTTTTCTGTTCCCGCGCCGCCGCCACGAAGGCGCTGCAGGAATTGCACGCGGCCCCGCTTGATGTCGACCTGCTCGCGGAGCGGATCGCGCAGGTCCGCGACTCGGGCGCTACCGTTGGGGTGCGGGTGTCGCCGCAGCACGCTCGCGAGGTCGCGCCCGCTGCCGTCAAGGCCGGGGCGGAGATCCTCTTCATCCAGGGCACCCTCGTTTCTGCCGAGCACGTGCAGCGAGGCGGGGAGCCGCTGAACCTCAAGGAGTTCATTGGCACCTTGGAGGTTCCGGTGGTCGTCGGCGGCGTGTACGACTACACCACCGCGACGCACCTCATGCGCTCCGGTGCGGTGGGCATTATCGTCGGCTCGGGAACAGCCACTAGCGAGCGCTCGGGTGCGAAAGCCCTCGGGCTCCCCATGGCGACGGCAATTGCCGACGTTGCCGCCGCGCGCCGCGAATACCTCGACGAGACGGGTGGGCGCTACGTCCACATTCTTGCGGACGGCGAGATTCGCTCGAGCGGAGACATTGCAAAGGCGATTGCGTGCGGGGCCGACGCGGTGGTCCTCGGTCGGCCGCTGGCACGTGCCCAGGAGGCTGCGGGGCGCGGGGTGTACTGGGAGTCGGCGGCGGCCCACCCCCGGCACCCGCGGGGCGGTGTGGGCACCGTGGCGTTGCCGGACGAACTGCAGCAGTTGGCGACGATCCTGCAGGGGCCGTCGACGGACCCGACGGGGGCGTTGAACCTGGTTGGGGGGTTGCGGCGGATCATGGCTAAGTGCGGGTACACCGATGTCAAGGCGTTCCAAAAGGTAGGGCTGGCGGTTCGTCGATAGAGGGCTTTCGACTGTCGCCGTGCGGGAGTAGATTCCCTGTGGTGGTTACTCACAGTGACAGACCCTTGCGGCAGGTTCGCCGGGACAATTTTTCCGTCGAGCCGTCTCAAGAACGCACGTACCCCTGGTGGCAGGTGATGTGCCTGTCGGGCGTCGATTACTTCTCCACCCTCGGTTATCAACCCGGTATCGCGGTCCTCGCGGCCGGGGTTCTCGCGCCCTTTGCCACCATGATCCTCATCGCGGTCACGCTCATCGGTGTTGTCCCAGTATACAGCCGAGTAGCGCAGCGCTCGCCCTACGGCATGGGGTCGGTGGCGATGGTGGAGAAGCTGACCCGCGGGTGGCACGGGAAAGTCCTTGTCCTCGTCCTGCTGGGCTTCGCTGCGACGGACTTCATGGTCACCATCACGCTGTCCGCCGCTGATGCCTCCGCCCACCTCCTCGGCTCCGACTCATCCCCCCACCAAATGTTGGTCACCTTGGTGCTGATCGCGGTATTGGCCATCGTCTTCCTCCTCGGTTTCCGAGAGGCGGTCACCGTGGCGGTCGTTCTGGTGGGTGCGTACCTCGCCCTAACCTTCGTCGTCGTTGCCGCGGGCGCCGGGCAGCTCATCGCCCACCCGGGTTATCTGCAGAGCTGGGCCGGCGCCGTTCACGCTCAGAACCCCGACCCACTGGCTATTGCGGCGCTGAGCGCCATCGTCTTCCCCAAGCTCGCCCTCGGTCTGTCCGGTTTCGAAACGGGCGTGTCCGTCATGCCGCTCCTGCGCGCCCCCACCCTCGGCGAGCGAATCCAGAAGGGGCGGCGCCTGCTGTTGACAAGCGCGCTCCTGATGAGCTTCTTCCTGTTCGCCTCGTCGTTCCTCGTCGCTACCCTGATCCCGGCGCAGGAGTTCGCGGCGGGCGGGTCCGCGAACGGACGCGCCCTCGCCTGGATCGCCGACCATTACCTGGGCTCCGGGTTTGGCAACGTCTACGGCTGGGTGACAACGGCCATCCTCTGGTTCGCCGGCGCGTCGGCAATGTCGGGAATGCTCGCGCTCATCCCGAAGTACCTCCCGCGATTTGGCATGGCGCCCGAGTGGGCTCGGCGTTCCCGGCCGATAGTGGTGCTGCTGGCCGCGATCGCGGTGCTGATTACGGTGGCGTTCCGGGCGGACGTCGAAAAGCAATCGGGTGCGTACGCCACGGGCGTGTTGGTAGTCATCCTTTCGGGTGCCGTGGCGGTGACTGTGACGGAGCGGGGCCGCACGGCGCGGCTGTGGTTCGCCGCGATCTCGCTGCTTATGGGCTTGACGCTGCTGGCCAACGTCATCGAGCGCCCGGACGGGTTGCACGTGGCGGGTTTCTTCATCGTCACCATCGTCGCCGTGTCCTTCGCGTCGCGCGCGGCGCGCTCGTACCAGCTGCGCGAAAACGGCGTCACCTTTGACGAGGAGGCACTGTCGCTTCTCGACGTCCCCGGGGCCGTCCTCCACCTCATGCCCGCCGCGCCCTGCCACGATATTTCCACCAAGGAGGAGCGTGTTCGGCGCCGCCACCACCTCGATGAGAGCGTGCGCGTCGTGGCCCTGGAGATTTCGGTGCGGGACCCGAGTGCCTTCGAGGAGCCCTACGATGTCGTGGGCGATGGCGGCGTCTTGCGGGTGCACGCCGCCTCTATCGCCAACGCGGTCGCCGTGATCTCGCTTGAGATTCAGCGCTTAACCGGCAAGCACGTGGAGGTCTACTTCGAATGGGCGCCTGAGGGGCCGCTTAAGGCGGCGCTGGGGACCGTCTTCCTCGGCCGGGGCCAGGTGGCCACCGTGACGCACGAAATCTTGCGTTCGGTGGGTGAGGATGTGCCCGACATTCACGTAGCCTGACGTCGGCTAGGATACAGGGGGTGATGACACCGCATCCCCGTCCCGTTCTAGTTGTCGACTTCGGCGCTCAGTACGCCCAGCTCATCGCCCGCCGGGTGCGCGAGGCCCGCGTGTACTCGGAGGTAGTCCCCTCGACGGTGACTGCTGCGGACGTGCGCGCCAAAGACCCTGTCGCGCTTGTCCTATCCGGCGGGCCCTCGTCCGTCTACGAGGAGGGCGCCCCGAGCCTGGACCCGGAGATTTTTGAGCTCGGCCTTCCTATCTTCGGGATCTGCTACGGCTTCCAGCTCATGACGCAAGCGCTGGGCGGGAAGGTCGCGCACACCGGTGCCCGCGAGTACGGGCGTACGACGATGTTGACCAGCGAAGGGGCCCTGCATGCGGGCTTGCCCACCGAACACCCGGTGTGGATGAGCCACGGTGACTCCGTGACGGAGGCACCCGAGGGCTTTACCGTGACCGCCTCGACGCCGGGGGCTCCCGTCGCCGCTTTCGAATGCCTCGAACGCAAGCTCGCGGGAGTGCAGTACCACCCTGAGGTGCTGCACTCGCCCCATGGACAGCAGGTGCTCACCCGCTTCCTCACCGATATCGCGGGCCTCGAGCGGTCGTGGACGGCCTCTAACATCGCCGACCAGCTGATCGAGCAGGTCCGGGAGCAGGTTGGTGAAGACGGCCGTGCGATCTGCGGGTTGTCCGGTGGAGTGGACTCCGCCGTCGCCGCCGCGCTCGTTCAGCGAGCGATCGGGGACCGGCTGACGTGCGTCTTTGTGGACCACGGCCTGCTGCGCCAGGGGGAGCGCGAGCAGGTGGAAACCGATTTCGTCGCCGCCACCGGTGCGCGTCTGGTCACCGTCGATGAGCGGGAGGCCTTCCTGGATAAGCTGGCGGGCCTGACGGACCCGGAAGCGAAGCGCAAGGCCATCGGCGCGGAGTTCATCCGCTCATTCGAGCGCGCCGTCGCTTCGGTGCTTTCCGACCACCACGTTGACTTCCTCGTGCAGGGCACCTTGTACCCCGACGTCGTGGAATCGGGCGGGGGCACGGGGGCGGCGAACATCAAGAGCCACCACAACGTGGGCGGGCTGCCCGACGACGTCGAGTTCACTCTCGTTGAGCCGCTGCGTTCGCTGTTCAAGGACGAGGTCCGCGCCGTCGGGCGCGAACTGGGCCTGCCCGAAGTCATTGTGAACCGCCAGCCTTTCCCGGGCCCGGGCCTGGGCATTCGTATTATTGGCGAGGTGACGGCCCAGCGCCTGGAGACTTTACGCGTTGCCGACGCGATCGCCCGCGAGGAGCTCACTCGAGCCGGCCTCGACCAGGAGATCTGGCAGTGCCCGGTGGTCCTGTTGGCCGACGTACGCTCCGTCGGCGTGCAGGGCGACGGGCGCACGTACGGCCACCCGATCGTCCTGCGCCCGGTTGCGTCCGAGGACGCGATGACGGCGGATTGGGTGCGGTTGCCGTACGAGGTGCTGGAAACCATCTCCACCCGCATTACAAACGAGGTGGCCGGCGTGAACCGGGTGGTTCTCGACGTCACCTCGAAGCCACCGGCCACCATCGAGTGGGAGTAACTAGCCCGCAACGCGGATGGACCCGATTCCCACCTCGGCTTCGAGGTGGAGCGTGGCCCCGGATGTGTCGTTGTTAAGCACGGCGGGGCACTCCGTTTCGCCGACCCCGGTGTGACATGTCAGCTCGGTGCGCACGTCGGCAGGCGGAACGATGGTCACTTCCCCGATGCCGTGGGTGACGGTGACAGTGCGGTCATCGTCGAGGGGTTCCAAACCAGCCAGGTCTAGACTGACTGACCCCACGCCGGTCTCGTAGGACTCGCGCAGGTTGTCGGTGACGGTGTACGCCTTACTACCGGCCACGTCGCTATCCCGGATAACCAGGCCCGCCGCACCGAGCGCGGTGACGAGGACCGCCGCCCCACCGGCGACGAGGATCCAGGGCACGAGCCTGTTTCGTTTGGGTGCGGGTTCCGGTTCCGCGGGCGGGGGTTCTGGCAGGTCCCACAGCTCCGGGGCGGTGCCCAGCGGGTCCCAGCTGGGCGGGGTCGTTCTCCCGGCGCCCGGGTGTGGGTAACCCACCGGCGTGGTCAGGTGGGACGTATCAACGGGGGGCGCGGTGTCCTCCGGCGCTGCCAGCAACCCCTCTGGCGGGAGCGGCTGCCTCGTATGTAGCAAGTACAGCGCCAGCGCCGCCACAGCGAGGGTGACCAGGGAGGAGAGGGCACCCGCCCCGCCAGCGCCGAAGGTGAGGCTGGGGAAGAAAACGAACAACCCGACCAAGAGCCACCAGCCCGTATCGCGGTCGCGTCTCTCTTCGGCGGAGAGCTTTTCTTTCGGGGTACTGATGCCTGTCCAGGGGGAGGTTGTCATCCCGAACCGCGGCATGATCATCCAGAGCAGGAGGTAGAGGAAGATCCCGCCACCGAAGGACAGGGAGAGGGCGACGAACGCGAGGCGGACGAGGGTGGGGTCAAGTCGGTAGCGGGCGCCGATTCCTTCGCAGACGCCGGCGACCATGGCGTTGCCGCCCTGGCTCTGCGGGAGGCGGGGAGGGCGGGTGCGCCACATGTCTGAAAGAGTGCTGTTGAGGTCCATGGCTTCAGTGTCGCCGCGAGGGCGGTGCTGCACCATCGGGATCCGCCCGGATTTCCAGGTTCAGGGTCTTCCCGGATGGCCCCCAGGGCCGGCGCTGACACAATAGGGGCTATGTCTTCCCCCCTGTATCCGCGGTTACACCGCGTCCGCGGCGGACGCGTCGTCGCCGGAGTGGCAGCAGGCGTGTCTGCCCACCTCGGCGTGGACGTGAAGTGGGTGCGGGTGTTTTTCGCGGCGGCCGCGTTTGTCAGCGGCGTGGGGGTGATCCTCTACGCCGCGCTGTGGATGTTCACCAAGCTGGAAAGCGGCGTCACCGTCGAGAGAGACGTGTGGCCGCGCGCGGCCTACGCGTTGCTCGTGGCGGTGGGGTGCGTTGGTGCAGCGGTGTCGTTATCCCTGGTCAGCGGCGCGGGGGGAGCTTTTACCGGGGTCCTAGGCGTGGTGGCGGTCGGGGCGATAGTGGTGTGGCAGGCCTACGACAGGGGAGTGTCCTCCCGGGGCAGTCGCGCGGCCCTAGGGGTGGGTATTTTCTTGGTGATGGGGGGCGTGCTGGCCATCGCGCTGCTCGGGGACAGAGGGGGCACCGCGGGCACTGTCGTCGCGGTCCTCGCCAGCGTCTTCGGCAGCGGCTTGCTGGTCGTGCCCGTCATTGTGCGGCTGGCCACGTCCTTGCTCGAGGAGCGCCAAGCCAAGGCCGCTGCCGACCAGCGCGCGGAGATCGCCTCCCGGTTGCATGACTCGGTGTTGCAGACCCTCGCGCTCATCCAAAAGCGCGCTGGGAACGCGGAGGAGGTCGCCCGCCTCGCCCGCAGCCAAGAGCGCGAGCTGAGGGCGTGGCTTTTCGACGCCACAGGGTCCGCCAGCCCCGCCCCGACGACGGTTTTTAGCGCCCTCGTCACGGCAGCCGGCGAGGTCGAAGACCTCTACTCGGTAGACATCCGCCCGGTCACCGTCGGCGAGGATTGCCCGTTCACGGATGAGACCGAGCCGCTCGTGCTGGCGGCGCGGGAGGCGATGGCCAACGCGGCAAAGCACGCCGGGGTGGGCCAGGTCGACGTGTACGCGGAACACCTTGGCGGGCAGCTCAGCGTGTTCGTGCGCGACCGCGGCTGCGGGTTTGATCCGCAGACGGTGCCGGACGACCGGCACGGGTTGCGCGACTCGATCTGTTCCCGGATGGAACGGGCGGGCGGCCGCGCGGAGGTGAGAACCCGCCCGGGGGAGGGGACCGAGGTGGAACTCACCCTCGGTTGAGCAGCGAGGCGGCTGTTTTGTCCGTCTCCT
The nucleotide sequence above comes from Corynebacterium capitovis DSM 44611. Encoded proteins:
- a CDS encoding GuaB3 family IMP dehydrogenase-related protein — encoded protein: MREYSEIGIGREARRAYALDDITVVPSRRTRSSADVDTRWNIDAYTFDIPVVSHPTDALASPEFAIEMGRLGGLGVLNAEGLLARHPSFEDAVETVTRLARSGDDMDSVGDVFCSRAAATKALQELHAAPLDVDLLAERIAQVRDSGATVGVRVSPQHAREVAPAAVKAGAEILFIQGTLVSAEHVQRGGEPLNLKEFIGTLEVPVVVGGVYDYTTATHLMRSGAVGIIVGSGTATSERSGAKALGLPMATAIADVAAARREYLDETGGRYVHILADGEIRSSGDIAKAIACGADAVVLGRPLARAQEAAGRGVYWESAAAHPRHPRGGVGTVALPDELQQLATILQGPSTDPTGALNLVGGLRRIMAKCGYTDVKAFQKVGLAVRR
- the guaA gene encoding glutamine-hydrolyzing GMP synthase — its product is MTPHPRPVLVVDFGAQYAQLIARRVREARVYSEVVPSTVTAADVRAKDPVALVLSGGPSSVYEEGAPSLDPEIFELGLPIFGICYGFQLMTQALGGKVAHTGAREYGRTTMLTSEGALHAGLPTEHPVWMSHGDSVTEAPEGFTVTASTPGAPVAAFECLERKLAGVQYHPEVLHSPHGQQVLTRFLTDIAGLERSWTASNIADQLIEQVREQVGEDGRAICGLSGGVDSAVAAALVQRAIGDRLTCVFVDHGLLRQGEREQVETDFVAATGARLVTVDEREAFLDKLAGLTDPEAKRKAIGAEFIRSFERAVASVLSDHHVDFLVQGTLYPDVVESGGGTGAANIKSHHNVGGLPDDVEFTLVEPLRSLFKDEVRAVGRELGLPEVIVNRQPFPGPGLGIRIIGEVTAQRLETLRVADAIAREELTRAGLDQEIWQCPVVLLADVRSVGVQGDGRTYGHPIVLRPVASEDAMTADWVRLPYEVLETISTRITNEVAGVNRVVLDVTSKPPATIEWE
- a CDS encoding PspC domain-containing protein, whose amino-acid sequence is MDLNSTLSDMWRTRPPRLPQSQGGNAMVAGVCEGIGARYRLDPTLVRLAFVALSLSFGGGIFLYLLLWMIMPRFGMTTSPWTGISTPKEKLSAEERRDRDTGWWLLVGLFVFFPSLTFGAGGAGALSSLVTLAVAALALYLLHTRQPLPPEGLLAAPEDTAPPVDTSHLTTPVGYPHPGAGRTTPPSWDPLGTAPELWDLPEPPPAEPEPAPKRNRLVPWILVAGGAAVLVTALGAAGLVIRDSDVAGSKAYTVTDNLRESYETGVGSVSLDLAGLEPLDDDRTVTVTHGIGEVTIVPPADVRTELTCHTGVGETECPAVLNNDTSGATLHLEAEVGIGSIRVAG
- a CDS encoding ATP-binding protein, with protein sequence MSSPLYPRLHRVRGGRVVAGVAAGVSAHLGVDVKWVRVFFAAAAFVSGVGVILYAALWMFTKLESGVTVERDVWPRAAYALLVAVGCVGAAVSLSLVSGAGGAFTGVLGVVAVGAIVVWQAYDRGVSSRGSRAALGVGIFLVMGGVLAIALLGDRGGTAGTVVAVLASVFGSGLLVVPVIVRLATSLLEERQAKAAADQRAEIASRLHDSVLQTLALIQKRAGNAEEVARLARSQERELRAWLFDATGSASPAPTTVFSALVTAAGEVEDLYSVDIRPVTVGEDCPFTDETEPLVLAAREAMANAAKHAGVGQVDVYAEHLGGQLSVFVRDRGCGFDPQTVPDDRHGLRDSICSRMERAGGRAEVRTRPGEGTEVELTLG